From the genome of Drosophila melanogaster chromosome 2L, one region includes:
- the Wdr62 gene encoding WD repeat domain 62, isoform G, which translates to MTPASLSASTPTLSTLHHQRMALQSQSQSPLASPLTPSPSSVFGSPKFPANYERSEKIKLKKVLGLTVCSNAALDVSPVSGLLAYPAGCTVVLFNAKRQTQAYLVNTSRKAFTSVAFSRCGRYVATGECGINPAIKVWELETPNGSLEHCSGGSVVAEFVDHKYAVTCVAFSPTGKYLVSVGSQHDMIVNVFDWRANLKMASNKISSKVAAVCFSEDGSYFVTVGNRHVKYWYLEGGRKYKDPIPLMGRSAILGDLRDNDFCAVACGKGICAESTYAITRQGHLVEFSSRRLLDKWVQCRTTNANCICVNERFILVGCAESIIRIFNSATLEYVTTLPRTHYLGVDVAQGIQINHIMSVPQQAKFPDCIAMVFDEQRSKVSCVYNDHSLYIWDLRDISRVGKSHSFLYHSTCIWGVETVPYNVEREPSQTLPEECFVTCSSDDTIRVWGLDGCTNNDIYRRNIYSKELLKIVYSDDELQFIKDQGSSLFDKAGNSSYDGRNGVRCIKISPELQHLASGDRCGNIRVYSLVNLRLLTTIEAHESEVLCLEYSNEKIERKLLASASRDRLIHVFDVAQNYLLLQTLDDHSSSITSIKFVGAGLNFQMISCGADKSIMFRSFQGNIFMRGTNTSGKTTLYDMEVDSNAKHILTACQDRNVRVYGTQNAKQTKTFKGSHSDEGSLIKLSLDPSGIYVATSCTDKTLAVYDYYSNECMARMYGHSELVTGLKFTNDCRHLISASGDGCIFIWQVPHDMIVTMQARMSQQRLRSGHAPLPRPLAPISPPDGIVLESPTSEIEQPQLQPKFGVAERFSDVGQLPQWAMRKAAADSDSGALSIPTPSGGSATVPGMHAASSMGNLSSSPSQQMTGLAPRARGRWAQRSTQLETADDLRSNSESPLGTVSSVGGHSGVNVQTSDYNSASSKDITYNQTYLSEDSSIDSGMETRRGELKFIGSSNNGTVVTVSSVSSIAVSASNGAMSTGSGAAQQRLQLPDKRLKPGLRFDTHTHDHDGDVEDISDGERTSSDHGMFYNNLAPSTPTDFKVTAMNEDELRKSVRRQKFEKSGLQLTPSALSGNGSSHTASTGTGTSDTEDEGSTPSAENAERSLASTLGGSSENLPQSSTNSFLHAALPEGPGLTTPMERGGSSRRSISAKHNTENGKSVAAPPTITKSYTSTKKEELLQVINKVKQQLENGTRKNGNTRLNAIAEVGHRPLRGSHSISDLSLAANLDGSRNAGGGPGRYQKPVDSHDTSQYTSPQNTTATAAPTNTQQQIQPPVQQQYQIPKEPHQQAQQQHQQYAPPASQQFFNCAAPKSKLQQNFQTMRQVQQHYPPYPHHVGVHQIHPPPGVPFGGSAAGSTSAMRSHSQPQNRQQQQQQQQQRAKRNPAGNNRRTPSILKHYKSCPVSPVHEEVEWSAEGNERGALLGEPKRHSVYADDARTILDMIHADTEKMIDEITRKYGDLDEPGIPASYSMPANLRNLGGLGSTGDSTPTGRTTQYYVYREFYQCERKVSLSDILQPEQFAASQRRLDEARFLETQRHSSASFFLTGQQSQESLSLLSDGDGPGSYCNSLESVLSDESDCQSAPLEYPQTQVAVLQQRHAGIRNFIIHGPVSKSYGNSPNAYGSFDYYMRQQHSTTTDSFDVTGYNLEPLKPLPSSKTYPRIAQVQASENIPTLRSKNKQYTSGVNKSLSTDFAQQRQQRNSNPMQSGDNLFVRKPLKPKPPVPAKPHNLVSTLSHMEKQQKQKSQSRTASVVQQFEHNLQKFEKEKQREREQQRRPAMRSSVSSGALAGGSTTQSCLKKVSRFDTSESSRRATSVRQKNRPKISVRFNTVSQIKYTPSAKRERQAREEEPPEMEVGSLPSDYGERSFEMYFAENGNAPENLENMQTLKLYTKPQLQAVVDEIQQEREKYRKNLDNAGKISGKGGSGKGKGAGSSTSHQCQNIAKKIDIIEKLIAMEENKMEQIRLATESRLRPFNCNAKEKGYVKSLTMNFDMLARGEDPTEDEDLASKDASDLCAYARNIRRNCSLPDVLESTDFTGIYNSQGVELAKEVIADDESGDPVNPGITADSADHDGIGQTVVLRMEPGNPKTLNPMPIEESSIRRACSLSDLHMGNFGKPGKSQNGTPQKPQVQHRNGNVSRSASKRNSLQGKTGLGASSNSMNVLNQGSDSEPEDSNRLRSASNGQGRSNGPIAANRQYSNKINNVNNNRRKTPNFSSATPMQDDSSSEETPNSTVNNKPIVPPRPRNLAFDHKSKLMINNSGSPGGNAKQRSGVTSTEDFEGTDPEAQVHNVINKLYTTTQAAMQLHANLKNTLLLKELENALIMSRNMLSSITNRQADKTNNGGGGLGVGGSGGLNHDQLNADNGDYLMMVNNCADLLSNLRTKHKPDDCENNS; encoded by the exons ATAAAACTCAAAAAGGTCCTGGGCCTCACCGTGTGCAGCAATGCGGCTCTGGATGTGTCCCCAGTCAGCGGCCTGCTGGCCTATCCAGCTGG CTGCACCGTGGTGCTCTTCAACGCAAAACGCCAGACACAGGCCTACCTGGTCAACACCTCCCGCAAAGCATTCACATCCGTGGCGTTCTCCCGGTGTGGTCGCTACGTGGCCACCGGGGAGTGTGGCATCAATCCGGCCATCAAGGTCTGGGAGCTGGAGACTCCGAACGGAAGTCTGGAGCACTGCAGCGGCGGCAGTGTTGTTGCAGAGTTTGTGGACCACAAATACGCCGTCACTTGTGTG GCCTTTTCGCCCACTGGCAAGTACCTGGTTTCGGTGGGCTCCCAGCACGACATGATTGTGAATGTGTTCGACTGGCGGGCCAACCTCAAGATGGCCTCGAATAAAATCAGCTCCAAGGTGGCtgccgtgtgcttttccgagGATGGCAGCTATTTTGTGACCGTGGGTAATCGCCACGTGAAATACTGGTATCTAGAGGGTGGCAGAAAG TACAAGGATCCTATTCCCCTGATGGGTCGCAGCGCCATTCTGGGCGATTTGCGGGACAACGACTTTTGTGCGGTGGCGTGCGGCAAGGGGATCTGTGCGGAGAGCACGTACGCCATCACGCGGCAAGGACACTTGGTGGAGTTCAGCTCCCGCCGCCTGCTCGACAAGTGGGTGCAGTGCCGCACCACCAATGCCAACTGTATCTGCGTGAATGAGAGGTTCATTCTCGTGGGGTGTGCGGAGTCCATCATTCGCATCTTCAATTCGGCCACGCTGGAATACGTGACCACTCTGCCTAGAACTCATTACTTGGGCGTGGATGTGGCCCAGGGCATCCAGATCAACCACATCATGTCGGTGCCACAGCAGGCCAAGTTCCCCGACTGCATTGCCATGGTGTTCGACGAACAGCGTTCGAAG gtgAGTTGCGTTTACAACGATCACTCTCTTTACATCTGGGATCTGCGCGACATCTCACGAGTGGGCAAGTCGCACTCGTTCCTTTATCACTCCACTTGCATCTGGGGCGTGGAGACAGTGCCATATAACGTGGAGCGGGAGCCATCGCAAACCCTTCCAGAGGAATGCTTCGTCACCTGCTCGTCGGACGACACGATCCGTGTCTGGGGTTTGGACGGATGCACCAACAACGATATCTACCGAAGGAACATCTACTCCAAGGAGCTGCTGAAGATCGTCTACAGCGACGATGAACTGCAGTTTATCAAGGATCAGGGCTCGTCTCTGTTCGACAAAGCTGGAAACTCCTCCTACGATGGAAGGAATGGAGTGCGGTGCATCAAGATCAGTCCGGAACTGCAGCACTTGGCAAGTGGAGATCGGTGCGGCAACATACGCGTGTACAGTCTGGTCAATCTGCGCCTGCTCACCACCATCGAAGCCCATGAGTCTGAGGTGCTTTGTTTGGAGTATTCCAACGAGAAGATCGAGCGAAAGTTGTTGGCCAGTGCCAGTAGGGATCGGCTGATCCATGTGTTCGACGTGGCGCAGAATTATCTACTGCTACAAACGCTGGACGATCACAGCTCCTCCATCACCTCCATCAAGTTTGTAGGTGCAGGACTTAACTTCCAGATGATCAGTTGTGGCGCCGACAAGTCCATTATGTTTAGGAGTTTTCAG ggaaatattttcatgaGGGGCACCAACACCTCAGGAAAGACGACGTTGTACGACATGGAGGTGGACTCGAATGCCAAGCACATTTTGACAGCCTGCCAGGATCGCAACGTGCGGGTTTACGGAACCCAGAATGCCAAGCAAACAAAGACCTTCAAGGGCTCTCATTCAGACGAAGGAAGTCTGATCAAACTCAGTCTCGATCCCAGTGGCATCTATGTGGCCACTTCCTGCACGGATAAAACGCTTGCTGTTTATGATTACTACTCGAACGAGTGCATGGCAAGGATGTACGGTCACAGCGAGTTGGTCACGGGACTTAAGTTCACCAACGATTGCAGACATTTAATTTCCGCAAGTGGCGACGGTTGCATTTTCATATGGCAAGTGCCACACGATATGATAGTGACCATGCAGGCCAGGATGTCGCAACAGCGTCTCAGATCTGGGCATGCTCCATTGCCGCGACCCTTGGCTCCTATTTCGCCACCGGATGGTATTGTCCTGGAATCGCCAACCAGTGAAATAGAGCAGCCGCAATTGCAGCCCAAGTTTGGAGTGGCCGAAAGGTTTTCCGATGTGGGTCAACTGCCTCAGTGGGCGATGCGAAAAGCAGCTGCCGATTCGGATAGTGGGGCCTTATCCATACCCACGCCCAGTGGTGGATCTGCGACTGTGCCTGGCATGCATGCTGCTTCATCGATGGGAAATCTAAGCTCATCGCCCAGTCAACAGATGACAGGACTGGCACCACGGGCCAGGGGAAGATGGGCCCAAAGGAGCACTCAGTTGGAAACGGCCGATGACCTGCGTTCCAACTCCGAAAGTCCTCTGGGAACCGTTTCGTCTGTAGGTGGTCACAGCGGTGTGAATGTCCAGACTTCTGATTACAATAGTGCCTCTTCCAAGGACATTACGTACAATCAAACCTACTTGAGTGAGGACTCCTCCATCGATTCGGGAATGGAGACGCGAAGGGGCGAACTCAAGTTTattggcagcagcaacaatggaACGGTGGTCACTGTGTCCTCCGTTTCCTCGATTGCTGTTTCTGCCTCCAACGGTGCCATGTCAACGGGTTCTGGAGCTGCCCAACAGCGTCTCCAGTTGCCGGATAAACGGTTAAAGCCGGGTCTGCGATTCGATACCCATACCCATGATCACGATGGGGATGTGGAGGACATCTCCGATGGAGAGAGAACTAGCTCCGATCACGGAATGTTTTACAACAACCTCGCGCCCAGCACGCCAAC AGATTTCAAGGTGACGGCCATGAACGAGGATGAGCTGCGCAAATCGGTGCGCCGTCAGAAGTTTGAAAAGTCCGGCCTTCAGCTTACCCCTTCGGCCCtcagcggaaacggaagttcGCATACTGCGAGCACCGGAACTGGGACCTCCGATACCGAAGACGAAGGCTCCACGCCCAGTGCCGAAAATGCCGAACGGTCGCTGGCCTCGACGTTGGGTGGCAGCTCGGAGAATCTGCCCCAGAGCAGCACCAACAGCTTCCTGCACGCCGCTTTGCCAGAGGGACCGGGACTAACAACGCCAATGGAAAGGGGTGGCAGCA GTCGCCGCAGCATCAGCGCCAAGCACAATACGGAGAATGGGAAAAGCGTGGCCGCGCCGCCCACCATCACCAAGTCGTATACAAGTACCAAAAAGGAGGAGCTGTTGCAGGTCATCAACAAGGTCAAGCAGCAGCTGGAGAAT GGTACGCGAAAAAATGGCAACACACGGTTGAATGCTATAGCTGAG GTAGGCCATAGACCCCTCCGGGGAAGCCATAGCATATCGGACCTCAGTCTGGCAGCCAACTTGGATGGATCAAGGAATGCGGGCGGAGGACCAGGACGTTACCAGAAGCCAG TTGACTCCCATGACACTTCGCAGTATACTAGCCCTCAAAACACAACAGCAACGGCTGCACCAACGAATACCCAGCAGCAAATCCAGCCACCAGTGCAGCAACAATATCAAATTCCAAAGGAGCCACATCAGCaagcccagcagcaacatcagcaataTGCGCCTCCTGCCTCGCAACAATTTTTCAACTGTGCTGCCCCGAAATCGAAGCTGCAACAAAACTTTCAGACGATGCGACAGGTGCAGCAGCACTATCCGCCCTATCCACATCATGTGGGCGTGCATCAGATCCATCCGCCACCCGGTGTTCCGTTCGGAGGATCTGCAGCGGGGTCCACATCTGCAATGCGTTCGCATTCCCAGCCGCAAAAtcgccaacagcagcagcagcagcagcaacaaagggCAAAGAGGAATCCAGCTGGGAACAACAGGCGTACGCCTAGCATCCTAAAGCACTACAAATCCTGTCCAGTTTCTCCAGTCCACGAAGAGGTGGAATGGTCTGCCGAGGGAAACGAGAGAGGTGCTCTGCTCGGCGAGCCCAAAAGGCACTCTGTTTATGCTGATGATGCTAGAACAATTCTGGACATGATTCATGCTGATACGGAAAAGATGATTGATGAGATCACCCGAAAATACGGAGATCTGGATGAGCCCGGTATTCCAGCCTCGTATTCCATGCCAGCGAATCTGAGAAACTTGGGAGGACTGGGTTCCACTGGTGATTCCACGCCCACTGGTAGAACTACTCAGTATTACGTTTACAGGGAATTTTACCAATGCGAGAGGAAGGTCTCCCTCTCCGATATTCTGCAGCCCGAGCAATTTGCGGCCAGTCAGAGAAGATTGGACGAGGCCAGATTTCTGGAGACCCAACGCCATTCCAGCGCCAGTTTTTTCCTCACCGGCCAGCAGAGTCAGGAGTCACTCTCTTTGCTTTCCGATGGCGATGGTCCTGGAAGCTATTGCAACAGCTTGGAGAGCGTACTGTCGGACGAAAGTGATTGCCAGAGTGCTCCTCTGGAGTATCCTCAAACTCAGGTGGCTGTTCTTCAACAGCGCCATGCCGGCATCCGGAACTTTATTATCCACGGTCCGGTGTCCAAGTCCTACGGGAACAGCCCCAATGCCTACGGCAGCTTCGACTACTATATGCGACAACAGCACTCCACAACAACGGATAGCTTCGATGTCACAGGCTACAATCTGGAGCCATTGAAACCACTGCCCAGTTCTAAGACATATCCCAGGATAGCTCAGGTTCAGGCATCTGAAAATATACCCACTCTGCGATCCAAGAATAAGCAATATACCTCAGGTGTTAACAAGTCCTTGAGTACGGACTTCGCCCAACAGCGACAGCAAAGAAATTCGAATCCCATGCAATCAGGTGACAATCTCTTTGTGAGAAAACCACTGAAACCCAAGCCGCCGGTGCCGGCAAAACCTCACAATCTAGTCAGCACCTTGAGCCACATGGAGAAGCAGCAAAAACAGAAATCCCAGTCCAGAACCGCCAGTGTTGTCCAGCAATTTGAGCATAACTTACAAAAATtcgaaaaggaaaagcaaagGGAGCGGGAACAGCAAAGGAGGCCGGCGATGCGGAGCTCCGTAAGTTCTGGAGCTCTGGCTGGAGGATCAACAACCCAGAGTTGTCTAAAGAAAGTCTCGCGCTTTGATACCAGCGAAAGCAGTCGAAGGGCCACCAGTGTGAGGCAAAAAAATAGGCCAAAGATCTCTGTGCGCTTCAATACAGTCTCGCAGATTAAGTATACGCCCAGTGCCAAAAGGGAGAGGCAGGCCAGAGAAGAGGAGCCACCGGAAATGGAGGTGGGCAGCCTGCCTAGCGATTATGGAGAGCGCAGTTTCGAAATGTATTTTGCGGAAAACGGAAATGCTCCGGAGAATCTGGAGAACATGCAGACCCTTAAACTGTACACCAAACCCCAACTACAAGCAGTGGTGGATGAGATACAGCAGGAGCGGGAAAAGTATCGAAAAAACCTTGACAACGCTGGCAAGATCAGCGGAAAGGGAGGAAGTGGAAAGGGAAAAGGAGCAGGCAGCTCCACCAGCCATCAGTGCCAGAATATAGCCAAAAAGATCGACATCATCGAGAAGTTAATCGCCATGGAGGAGAACAAAATGGAGCAAATACGTCTGGCCACCGAATCGCGATTGAGGCCCTTCAACTGCAATGCCAAGGAGAAGGGCTATGTGAAAAGTTTGACCATGAACTTTGACATGCTCGCCAGAGGTGAAGATCCCACAGAAGATGAGGATCTGGCATCCAAAGATGCCTCAGATTTGTGCGCCTATGCGAGGAATATCCGTAGAAACTGCAGCTTACCAGATGTCTTGGAGAGCACCGATTTCACTGGCATCTACAACAGCCAGGGTGTGGAGTTGGCCAAGGAAGTGATTGCCGACGATGAGAGCGGAGATCCGGTGAACCCCGGGATCACTGCAGATAGCGCTGATCACGATGGCATCGGACAGACTGTTGTTTTGAGGATGGAGCCAG GCAATCCCAAAACGCTCAATCCCATGCCCATCGAGGAGTCCTCCATACGCCGCGCTTGCTCGCTGAGCGACCTGCACATGGGCAACTTTGGCAAGC CTGGAAAATCGCAGAATGGCACTCCACAGAAGCCGCAGGTCCAGCACCGAAATGGAAACGTCTCGCGATCGGCCAGCAAAAGGAACAGTTTGCAGGGCAAAACTGGGTTGGGTGCCTCCAGCAACTCAATGAATGTTCTCAATCAGGGC AGCGACTCGGAACCCGAGGATAGCAACCGCTTGCGCAGTGCCAGCAACGGACAGGGACGCAGCAACGGACCCATTG CTGCGAATCGCCAGTACAGCAACAAGATTAACAATGTCAACAACAATCGGCGAAAGACGCCAAACTTTAGCAGTG CCACGCCCATGCAGGACGACTCCAGCTCCGAGGAGACGCCCAATAGCACTGTCAACAACAAACCCATTGTGCCACCAAGGCCTAGGAACCTGGCATTTGATCACAAGAGCAAACTGATGATCAACAATAGTGGCAGCCCCGGCGGAAATGCCAAACAGCGGAGCGGAGTGACTTCCACAGAGGATTTTGAGGGCACAGATc CTGAAGCCCAAGTACACAATGTGATCAATAAACTTTATACAACCACACAGGCAGCTATGCAGCTGCATGCGAATCTAAAGAATACGCTACTGCTGAAGGAACTGGAGAACGCCCTGATCATGTCCAGGAATATGCTAAGCAGCATCACCAATCG ACAAGCGGATAAGACGAACAACGGAGGTGGGGGATTAGGAGTGGGTGGAAGTGGGGGATTGAaccacgatcagctgaacgcTGACAACGGAGACTATCTGATGATGGTCAACAACTGTGCCGATCTTTTGAGCAATTTACGCACGAAGCACAAACCCGATGACTGTGAGAATAACTCCTAG